The window GCTGCGGCTATTGCGTGTAGTGGTCTTATTGATGTCATGGCACTTCTCCAACGAGGCCGCATTGATCTCGGTTTTATCGGTGGTGCAGAGATTGATCGCTATGGCAATTTGAACACCAACTGGACACCCGAGCTTCGTTTACCTGGCAGTGGAGGCGCAGCAGATATTGCCTCGTTCGCTCGTCGTACTGTGATTATCATGACTCACGAACCGCGACGGTTTCGTGACCGTGTTCAGTATCTCACTTCTGCTGGGCACGGCACAGGTAAAGGGTGGCGACAGTCGGTAGGTTTATCTGGTGGCGGGCCAAGCAAGGTCGTAACCTCACTGGGGATATTTAGCTTTGACAACTCTGGCGAAATGATACTGGCATCGTTACACCCAGGAACCACGAAAGAGGGAGTCCAAGCGGCGACTGGTTGGCCATTACGATCTGCACCGACAGTGACAGAAACCCAACCGCCAACTGTAGACGAACTCACTCTCATTCGGCAGTTTGATACGTTGGGGTAGCAGGTCACCAATCCGTTGACGCTGACTTCTCGTCTATGGTAGCACGTAGGGCAAATACTGCATAGTGAGTGACACTTCACCTGTAGACGGAGGCAGTTTGTGATTCTCGATCGACTGAACA of the Deltaproteobacteria bacterium genome contains:
- a CDS encoding CoA-transferase, whose product is MIAAAAREIRDGEVVFVGMRLPLVAFAVAKELHAPTTIGIFENGVIRDRRPLSPIVTMGDPPNIAAAIACSGLIDVMALLQRGRIDLGFIGGAEIDRYGNLNTNWTPELRLPGSGGAADIASFARRTVIIMTHEPRRFRDRVQYLTSAGHGTGKGWRQSVGLSGGGPSKVVTSLGIFSFDNSGEMILASLHPGTTKEGVQAATGWPLRSAPTVTETQPPTVDELTLIRQFDTLG